A region of Rattus rattus isolate New Zealand chromosome 7, Rrattus_CSIRO_v1, whole genome shotgun sequence DNA encodes the following proteins:
- the Fam98a gene encoding protein FAM98A isoform X1, with translation MRECTRCRREGSLTTRKFEYHSSMECDLMETDILESLEDLGYKGPLLDDGALLQAVSAGAASPEFTKLCAWLVSELKVLCKLEENVQATNSPSEAEEFQLEVSGLLGEMNCPYPCLTSGDVTKRLLVQKNCLLLLTYLISELEAARMLCVNAPPKKAQEGGGSEVFQELKGICIALGMSKPPANITMFQFFSGIEKKLKETLAKVPPNHVGKPLLKKSMGPAHWEKIEAINQAIANEYEVRRKLLIKRLDVTVQSFGWSDRAKSQTEKLAKVYQPKRSVLSPKGNISVAHLLAARQDLSKILRTSSGSIREKTACAINKVLMGRVPDRGGRPNEIEPPPPEMPPWQKRQDGPQQQAGGRGGGRGGYEHSSYGGRGGHEQGGRGGRGGYDHGGRGGGRGNKHQGGWTDGGSGSGGGYQDGGYRDPGFQPGGYHGGHSSGYQGGGYGGFQTSSYTGSGYQGGGYQQDNRYQDGGHHGERGSGRGGRGGRGGRGGRGGQGGGWGGRGSQTYHQGGQFEQHFQHGGYQYSHSGFGQGRHYTS, from the exons ATGCGCGAGTGTACGCGTTGCCGGCGAGAGGGCAGCCTGACGACTCGGAAATTTGAATACCACAGTAGCATGGAGTGTGACCTCATGGAGACTGACATCTTGGAGTCGTTGGAAGATCTAGG TTACAAGGGCCCATTGTTGGATGATGGTGCACTGTTGCAGGCCGTCTCTGCTGGAGCCGCTTCCCCTGAGTTTACCAAACTCTGTGCTTGGCTGGTGTCTGAATTAAAAGTCCTCTGTAAACTAGAAGAAAATGTGCAGGCAACTAACA GTCCAAGTGAAGCTGAAGAATTCCAGCTTGAGGTGAGTGGGCTACTTGGGGAGATGAACTGCCCATATCCTTGTCTGACATCTGGGGATGTGACCAAGCGCCTTCTTGTTCAGAAGAACTGCCTCCTCTTGCTCA CATACCTCATCTCAGAACTAGAAGCTGCCAGAATGCTCTGTGTGAATGCTCCTCCAaaaaaagctcaagaaggaggcgGTAGTGAGGTCTTTCAAGAGTTGAAAGGCATATGTATTGCTCTAGGAATGTCCAAACCTCCAGCCAATATAACTATGTTCCAATTCTTCAGCGGGATTGAGAAAAAA TTAAAGGAAACATTAGCAAAAGTTCCACCTAATCATGTGGGAAAGCCGCTATTGAAGAAGTCGATGGGACCGGCCCACTGG GAAAAGATAGAAGCCATTAACCAAGCCATAGCCAATGAATATGAAGTTCGGAGGAAGCTGCTAATCAAGCGTTTGGATGTCACTGTCCAGTCCTTTGGCTGGTCTGACAGAGCTAAG AGTCAAACAGAAAAATTAGCTAAGGTTTACCAGCCAAAGCGTTCAGTCTTGTCTCCCAAAGGTAATATTTCCGTTGCTCATCTTTTGGCCGCCAGACAAGACTTGTCAAAGATTTTAAGGACAAGCAGTGGGTCCATAAGAGAAAAGACTGCCTGTGCCATTAATAAG GTGCTGATGGGCAGGGTGCCTGACAGAGGAGGCAGACCTAATGAAATTGAGCCTCCGCCCCCAGAGATGCCACCGTGGCAGAAGAGACAAGATGGCCCCCAGCAGCAAGCAGGAGGCCGAGGCGGAGGGAGAGGTGGTTATGAACATTCCTCATATGGAGGACGAGGAGGTCATGAACAAGGAGGGCGAGGTGGACGTGGTGGCTATGACCATGGTGGccgagggggaggaagaggaaataagcACCAAGGAGGCTGGACAGACGGAGGTAGTGGAAGTGGAGGTGGCTACCAGGATGGCGGTTATCGAGATCCGGGCTTCCAGCCTGGTGGCTATCATGGTGGCCACAGCAGTGGCTACCAAGGTGGTGGCTATGGTGGTTTCCAAACATCTTCATATACAGGAAGTGGATACCAGGGTGGTGGCTACCAGCAGGACAATAGATACCAAGATGGCGGGCACCATGGCGAACGAGGCAGTGGTCGTGGGGGCAGAGGTGGTCGAGGAGGTCGGGGAGGACGCGGAGGtcagggaggaggctggggaggaagagggagccaGACTTATCACCAAGGGGGCCAGTTTGAACAGCACTTCCAACATGGAGGCTATCAGTATAGTCATTCTGGATTTGGACAAGGAAGACATTATACTAGTTGA
- the Fam98a gene encoding protein FAM98A isoform X2 — translation MGPAHWEKIEAINQAIANEYEVRRKLLIKRLDVTVQSFGWSDRAKSQTEKLAKVYQPKRSVLSPKGNISVAHLLAARQDLSKILRTSSGSIREKTACAINKVLMGRVPDRGGRPNEIEPPPPEMPPWQKRQDGPQQQAGGRGGGRGGYEHSSYGGRGGHEQGGRGGRGGYDHGGRGGGRGNKHQGGWTDGGSGSGGGYQDGGYRDPGFQPGGYHGGHSSGYQGGGYGGFQTSSYTGSGYQGGGYQQDNRYQDGGHHGERGSGRGGRGGRGGRGGRGGQGGGWGGRGSQTYHQGGQFEQHFQHGGYQYSHSGFGQGRHYTS, via the exons ATGGGACCGGCCCACTGG GAAAAGATAGAAGCCATTAACCAAGCCATAGCCAATGAATATGAAGTTCGGAGGAAGCTGCTAATCAAGCGTTTGGATGTCACTGTCCAGTCCTTTGGCTGGTCTGACAGAGCTAAG AGTCAAACAGAAAAATTAGCTAAGGTTTACCAGCCAAAGCGTTCAGTCTTGTCTCCCAAAGGTAATATTTCCGTTGCTCATCTTTTGGCCGCCAGACAAGACTTGTCAAAGATTTTAAGGACAAGCAGTGGGTCCATAAGAGAAAAGACTGCCTGTGCCATTAATAAG GTGCTGATGGGCAGGGTGCCTGACAGAGGAGGCAGACCTAATGAAATTGAGCCTCCGCCCCCAGAGATGCCACCGTGGCAGAAGAGACAAGATGGCCCCCAGCAGCAAGCAGGAGGCCGAGGCGGAGGGAGAGGTGGTTATGAACATTCCTCATATGGAGGACGAGGAGGTCATGAACAAGGAGGGCGAGGTGGACGTGGTGGCTATGACCATGGTGGccgagggggaggaagaggaaataagcACCAAGGAGGCTGGACAGACGGAGGTAGTGGAAGTGGAGGTGGCTACCAGGATGGCGGTTATCGAGATCCGGGCTTCCAGCCTGGTGGCTATCATGGTGGCCACAGCAGTGGCTACCAAGGTGGTGGCTATGGTGGTTTCCAAACATCTTCATATACAGGAAGTGGATACCAGGGTGGTGGCTACCAGCAGGACAATAGATACCAAGATGGCGGGCACCATGGCGAACGAGGCAGTGGTCGTGGGGGCAGAGGTGGTCGAGGAGGTCGGGGAGGACGCGGAGGtcagggaggaggctggggaggaagagggagccaGACTTATCACCAAGGGGGCCAGTTTGAACAGCACTTCCAACATGGAGGCTATCAGTATAGTCATTCTGGATTTGGACAAGGAAGACATTATACTAGTTGA